In the Meiothermus sp. Pnk-1 genome, GCCTGGGCGATGAGATAGCGATCCTCTTCGGAGGCGGTCATGAAGACCACTTCCTGGGTGACGCGACCGTTTTCGACCTTGCGGTAGGGAGTAAGGATAAAGCCCAGCTCGTTGATCCGCCCGTAAGCGGCCAGCGAGGAGATGAGGCCGATGTTCGCCCCTTCCGGCGTCTCGATGGGACAGATGCGCCCGTAGTGGGTACGGTGCACGTCGCGCACGTCGAAGCCGGCCCGCTCGCGGGTCAGGCCGCCCGGCCCCAAGGCCGAGATGCGGCGCTTGTGGCGCAGCTCGGAGAGCGGGTTGGTCTGGTCCTTGAACTGGCTGAGCTGGCTCCTGCCGAAGAACTCGCGGATGGCGGCCACCAGCGGGCGGTTATTCACCAACTTGGCCGGGGTCGCGCTCTCGGGGGTGCCCAGCAGCATCCGCTCGCGCACCCCGCGGGCCAGGCGGGAAAGGCCCACCCGGAACTGGTCGGCCAGCAGCTCGCCTACCGTGCGGATGCGGCGGTTGCCCAGGTGGTCGATGTCGTCGGACTCGAAGCCCTCTCGCCCCGATTGCAGACCAAATAGGTATAGCAACACCTGCAGCAAGCCCTCATCCTTGAACTCCCCGTTCTCAAATTTGATGAGGGTGCGCCCCGAAAGCTCCATGCCGAGCTTGGTGTTGGCCTTGTAGCGCCCGGCCTCGCCCAAGTCATAGCGGCGGGGGTCGGAGAGCAGCGAGTGCAGATAGGTGATGGCCTTATCGCGCTTGGGGGGATCGCCGGGACGCAGCTCGGTGAAGAGCTTGAGCAGGCTCTCCTCTACCCCCATCTCGAATACCTTGTTGCCCCGGTAGGCCGCCTCGAGGATCCCCGGAGCCAGTTCGGGGTAGTCTTTGAGTTCGCGCGCAAGCCCTTCGGCGGTGTAGCCCAGCACCCGGAGCAGCAAAGCCAGCGGGAACTTCTTCTTATTGACCTTCATCACCACCATCCCCGACTGCTCAAACTCGAGGTCAATCCAGGGACCGCGCTTGGGCAGCGGGATCACCGAAGCCACAAACCTGCCGGGCCGGGCCTGGTCGGGGGTGAAGTACACCCCCGGCGAGCGGTGGATCTGCGAAACGATGACCCGGTCGGCCCCGTTGATGATGAAGGAACCATCCTCGGTCATGAGGGGTAAATCCCCCAAAAAGACCTCGTCCTCCTTGATGAGGCCGGTGTCCTTGTGAATGAGTTGCAGTTTGGCGTACAGGGGGGCCTGGTAGGTCAGGTCCTTCTCCCGGCACTCGTCCTGGTCAAAGGGGGGCTCGGCCAGGCGGTACTCGAGGAAGTCCAGCACCAGCCCGCCCCGCCCCTTCTCGCCCTCCTCGATGGGAAAGGTCTCCTTGAAGGCGGCTTGAAGGCCGAGGTTTTGCCTTTGGTGGGGTGGAGTGTTGAGTTGTAACGCTTTTCTAAAGCTGTCTACTTGGATCTCGGTGAGGGTGGGTAGGGGGATAACCTCTTCAATCCGTCCAAACCGCTGGCTCTTCATGCACGCTCCTTGCCTTTACGCTTTCTTCGCGCCAAGGTTTTCCTCGCCCCGCTGGGGGACGTCTGGTTGGGACGTAAGCTGAACAGGGTTCTCCGGCGAGGGCTACCCCCCGTCGGTGCTGGTTCTTACGTTGGCCTTACGGATATCCCGAAAAGGCACAAAGGCTAGAATAACATACCCCCTTCGTGCCGCAAAGAGCACTAGGCTCCAATTCCTCTACTTAGGCTCAAGTTTAACACATTCCCCTTTAGGGCTTTGGTGTGGAAATCCCTATTTGGCCCACATGCGCTAAGCCACCGGTAAAAACCCCCTGGGTCCAGGCCCAGGGGATTCATGGCGAAGCTGGCTGTTTGCGCCTTATTTCAGCTCGACCTTGGCGCCAGCGTCCTCGAGCTGCTTCTTGATCTTCTCGGCCTCCTCCTTGGAGACCCCTTCCTTGATCACGCCGCCCTGCTCGGTGAGGTCCTTGGCTTCCTTGAGGCCCAGGCCGGTGATGGCGCGGACCTCCTTGATGACGTTGAGCTTGTTAGCCCCGGCCTCCTTGAGGATCACGTCAAACTCAGTTTTCTCCTCAGCCGCCGGAGCAGCGGCAGCAGCGGCACCGGGAACCGCGGCCACGGCCACCGGAGCGGCGGCGGTCACCCCCCACTCTTCCTTGAGCTCGTCGATGAGTTGCTTGAGTTCCAGTACGGTCGCGCTAGAGAGCTGTTGCTTGATCGCAGCGATATCCAAAGCCATGGTCTTTACTCCTTATAGGCTACGCGCACAAGGCGCGTCCAAAGCTTAGGCCGCCTCCTGTTTGGCGACGAAAGCCTCCAAGATGCCGACGAATTCCTGCGCCTTTCCACCCAGCACGCCCACCAAATTGCTCATGGGGGCCGAGAGCACGCCCACCAGTTCGGCGCGCAATTCGGCCTGGCTGGGGAGGTCGGCCAGGGCTTCGACTTGCTTGGCGTCCAGCGCCTGCCCCGAGAGCAGCCCCGACTTAAACCTGGGGATGCCTTTGTCGTTCGTCTTGGCGTACTCCTTGAGGGCCTTGGCCGCGGCGGCGGGTTCCTTGAAGATCACCACCGCCGAAGGCCCAGTGAGCCCCTCGAGCTCAGGCAAGCCCAAGTTGCTCAAGGCTTTGCGGATCAGGGTGTTTTTGGCGACGATCAGCTCACCGCCTTTTTCCCGCAAAGCCCTGCGGAGCTTACCGGTAGGCCCCGCCTCGAGCCCTTGATAGTCCACCAAGAAGAACGAGCCTTCGGCTTCCCTGAGGGTCGCCGTGAGCGCCTCGAGATGTTCGATGTTGCGCTGACTAGGCACGTATCCTCC is a window encoding:
- the rplL gene encoding 50S ribosomal protein L7/L12, which produces MALDIAAIKQQLSSATVLELKQLIDELKEEWGVTAAAPVAVAAVPGAAAAAAPAAEEKTEFDVILKEAGANKLNVIKEVRAITGLGLKEAKDLTEQGGVIKEGVSKEEAEKIKKQLEDAGAKVELK
- the rplJ gene encoding 50S ribosomal protein L10 is translated as MPSQRNIEHLEALTATLREAEGSFFLVDYQGLEAGPTGKLRRALREKGGELIVAKNTLIRKALSNLGLPELEGLTGPSAVVIFKEPAAAAKALKEYAKTNDKGIPRFKSGLLSGQALDAKQVEALADLPSQAELRAELVGVLSAPMSNLVGVLGGKAQEFVGILEAFVAKQEAA